The DNA region tcatacaattattaggttctgtagaaggacgtagatctggggatttattatgatggaatataggctgaactggatggacaaatgtcttttttcggccttactaactatgttactatgttactatgttactatgttactatgtttccacacaggcacatcaggggctctgtaaataatttttcactccaaaagtcaaatggtgctccttcccttctgagccctacggtgcacccaaacagtagtttttcaccatttatggggtatcaatgtactcaggagaatttggacATCAAATTGTACAATACATTTTATCCTGTcactcttgtgaaaattaaaaatttggagctaaagcaacatttttgtggaaagatAGTAAAATTTCCATGTATTCCCTCTACAATGTtttaattcctgtgatgcacctaaATGGGTTAATGCACTTCTTGGATATGATTTTGAGGACCTTAAGggatgcaatttttaaaatggtgtTACTGTTGGGTATTATCTGTCACTCAGgcccctcaatgtcacttcaaGTGTGCTGTGTTCCTTAAAAAATATAGGCTttatacattttgttggaaaaatgggaaattgctAATAAACTTTaaacctttctaacttcctaactaaaaGGAATATATTTCAAAAGTTATGCTAATGAAAAGTAGGGAAATGTTATCAaccattttgtgtgatataactatgtgatttaagggcataaaaattaaaagtttaaaaattgtaaaatttccaattttttggTCAAATTTTCGATAGTTTAAAAAATcagaatctcagaatcactggggttTGCTCAggtctggactggccatctggcaattctggcaaagggcctgtctggttgtgggctgccttgcctgctacattgttaacagaattggcaTCCTCAAGACACCCATGCTGTTAACAGTTGTggaggagcacaaagtcgctggcaCCATCACGTACCCCAGCAGGCCGTGAGCATCCCTTCTGTCTGTAGCCTGCTGGAGTCCAGCACTAAGCAAGGGATGTCGGCAGTGCAATGATATCACTGCACCATGCTGCCAGCATCTACTGCGAGTATGGATAGAAGAGGAAACAGATGCTACAGAGGATGAGGAATCTCGATTAGGTGAGTatagggatttttttatttttgaggtgCTCTGGGGTACTATCACAATAGATAGAGTGCTGTGAGTTGGACCATTATATTATATAAGAGGATGTAGGGTGGACCACCATTCTATATAGTGTACtgttggggggaccatcatactacagAAGGGGGCTGTTGGgggaacatcatactatatgggggctatgAGGTGAACTATCATATTATATGGGGCTGTTGGGGgtaccatcataatatataggggcagtgaggtgtaccatcataataTAAAATGAACTGTGGGACTGACCATCGTACTATATGGGGGTGTTGGGGGGACCATTGTACTATATAGTAGTCTGTTGGAGGGATCATCACattatatggagggctgtgtggtggaTTATCATGCTATATAGGGGGCTCTGGGGGACCGTCATACAGTATTTGGGCTATGGGGGATCTTCATAGTGTATGGGgaatctatcatactgtgtggtgagGCTGTGGGCACCAGCTTACTGTGTAGGGTGGTTGTGGTGTATATCATACCGTGTGGGGTGCTTGTGGTGGGCATTATACACTGTAGAGGTTTATGTGGTACATTACACTATCCtcggggctgtggtgaccatcatagtgTATGGGATAGTTATGGAGGAAATCATACTGTAAGggggctgtggggtcatcatactgtacgtGGGGCTTTGTTAAAgatcatactttatataggggcCTGTGGTGGACATAATACTGGGGGGCTGTCATGGATACCATGCTGTATGGGAGGCTGTGGTGAcaatcttagggtaagttcacacagggcgtttttgctgcgtttttttgctgctttttttatgctaattttcagctgctttttacagtaccagcaaagcctatgagatttcagaaatctcatgcactcacattggttttttgtgtgatcagtattttgtgctttgctgcgttttttggacatagagcatgccacttctttcagcGCTTTTCCAGCGTTTTTTCAAAAAAACGTTGCAAATacacaggttgacttttcttgcagagcatttgctgcagaaaagtcaaggacagctggATGTGAcgtcacacacggctctgctacatctagatggcaggctgcatgatgcgtccatgcagcctatcatccagcagagcggacccgttccccattcacttgaatggggggcccgacattatagtgtttgacatgctgtcatatgcatgacagcacagcaaacactgcctctgatcggcgggGAAAAGAGAGCCTTGGTTCCCACGCTGGTTTCTGACAGcgggagtgctcagctgtgatcggaggtataaacttcacctccgatcactggtgtcagctgatgggactactgctcccatcatctgacacctacagctgctaattacagtgagagcaggagcggcggatgggagtattcatctgacgCTCCTgcattataaataaataattttttttaaaaagcggcgtgggttccccccagctgtcagcttcagcaaggctagttatcaagaatagagtggtcctcatgctttttttaattatttaaataattaaaaaaaaaacggcttggggtcccaccatttttgacaaccagccttgctaaagcttacagctggtattctcaggctggtaaggggccattgatataggcacccctgcctaaaaatagcagcctgcagctgactcccagacatttaaaaacttggACATGGGCCAAaggttgtatgggaatcattttaatttccccGTGCCACAACCTCTTCTCAACACTCAAGGCCCGCCAAttcctttcagatgtgtggaaacctcctgatCCATACTCCATTCGGGACTTGAACtacacaaaaagtattttttatttcagACTGACCAGGGCAAGAAGAACTGTTGAGagtgcctttggtatccttgtctcaaaatggtgcatttttgggacagccattaatctaaaaattgagacagttgatgaggtggtcaaggcgtgtgtggtgctgcacaactatataatggctaaagagcaacctagcattgaacttgatgaacctgtttctaacccattgccagattactatCATCACCCTTTCAGGACAACAGTTAAAGTTGCCCAAATGAGAGATACATTtgcgtcctactttgtttctgagagtggacgtctgtcctggcaagatgacatggtttagtgttcttgtaatgttgtgcaatgttatgtacctgtaattagtaaaatttactttaatgtttgctgacaataaaacacctatagttaaacatctgttccaagtgtcctctatattagaataataatttttaGAGGTTAATAAGGTGATCATCGGTTCGCAACTACAGTTTTTATATAGTTCACtcgctgtatcatgcagattgcatgagacagggattgtaTAATCAAATTGGGTTAggtaacccatgctttacactacacctcctctctctgaggtcagtgctatggtaggtgacattggattagctccatcgtctcttcagtctgctttgCTCTACTTCTATATAttactgcagactgaagagatgatggagctaatccacctcatatctttactcacctgcccatgAGTCAGAACTACTGCACTCAAGATGCAGAAAACACtgtatcctgagtgcactagtgctgacacctgggcaggtgagcattgttgacccctgaccttttttgctgtattaatatatatttttgaggTTTTTCATTCCtccttgtgtttttgccacctcatagctacaTTACACATACAAGAAGCAATGCTGCtgtgtaaagcaaataaaaaagaggagctgtagattgtgtgtcagggagatatgaggtggcaaaaacacaatgtgtgttTACGGCGACATGTGTGTTGACGGCGCACGGTGTGTATTGCCGGCGACGATAGAGACAAAGATCAAGCATTGATTTGGGgaaaacaacacaaatttatttacaaaaaaaaaattaacttttacaaggttagggggaaatgttatggacctgtgGGTGtagagctgggaggattggctataggtggacgatgaaggggttccaggggaaggggtaactaaacttgtggggtcttgaaggtcaaggatggaagtagacacaatAGAAGTGGAATCACAggatgggagagacacattggaagggaaagacaaattggacaacacagaCAAATTGGGATGCAAGGGTGGAGGTAGCACGACACTTCTGCCTTtagtcctttttattttatgtccaCTTTTCTGTGACATCCTCCTTTTTTTGTttctccttgggagggtgggagtggtggggtcagcagggcATGTATCTCCTCTACCCggcctggtggtggcagtggacagcCGTGCAGGTACTTCTGGCGGCCTACTGGTGGTGGCGGTTGGCAGTTGTGCAGGTACTTCTTGCGGCCTACTGGTGGTAGTGGTGGGCAGCTATGCAGGTACTTCTGGCGGtctagtggtggtggcggtgggcagccGTGCAGGGTCTTCCGGCAGCCTACTGATTTTGGTGGTGGTCAGctgtgcaggagcaggactcggcatggtggtggtgatggagTGGATTGCAGCTGCGCCcgccatggtggtggcggtgtagtggtgtgTGGCAGGACTGGGCATAGTGGTGgccatacagtggtatgcagcataACTCTACTGAGTTACTGAGTCTACTGAGAGGTTAAGTGTGTAATTGGTGGCagaggtggaaataccacctgtgcctggtggtagtaccgagtctgctgcatagcctgaacataAGCAGCGTTGCAGGTCTGCATcacgttgagctggagttcaggcgtaaggtgttccgacatgccctgctctatcttgttaaaaaaatggtgtgctggtttctggaggtcggcttccagacggttaaggcgttggttgacatcctggaacagtgtgttaatatgggtcagaccactttccagtctatgtcccagcgcctttaagccattctggaagaccgagcgcaagcgaataaactcgggcatgagtgacctgtccgaggccttctgccacTGACAGGAAGAGCCCAAAACCAGAGGCAGaggacctgaaggaccagctgcctgttctccagcctgtgacgcCGACCCACTTGCTGCTTCACtagtggatggctgggactggtccatggctgttcgatgagggaccactccagaggaagatccaggtttcagggtgctgctacaggttctgtgaaaagaaaagaaaaatattacTACCAAataataacaattgtaaaagcgccaactcctgtggaatagaaaaattcagattaggcATTACAACACAGTGGAAtataacacaaaaatacttacattctctgagcaaggacaggcctcaggaaagccaGGAGCCGGTGGTACTTGTACTTccctatccttgctgcagcaccactgagaacttggatctcctgtctcaggtccttgttgaagcaatccttcatcgaacgccaacgggttttgactttgaTCATTGTGAATAAGGAGAAAAAAAAGCACTTTAGGCAGGGATCCCACAACCATGTGTTATGCAACAAACtcgcaggagtttatcgcatcacacatggttgtgtgatcccggccttcaggttcactACAGCATCAGACCACACTgtaatacttacgaaaatcctttctgataTGTGATGTggcgttgtcccagtcatccatcagcgcttgggccaccttattccacagccgccgaatcaccacagcgtccgagtgctgctgctcccaggtgtcccacaacggaactcgctcctgcacTAGGGTGATGAGGAAGTCATTGTCAATAAAGTCCTCCTCACAGGacctagaaattaaaaaaaaatgttagaaagataaaacactagggcagagacatacggccgtatttctcgtgcgagaatcgcattgtaaaactcgacctggctgtcggctctcctgacctgagcttcacagcggcatagtaatccatcatgctgtcatgcttgggtcaggagaggtgacggccagtccgtgcagtgcgatgtgaTTATCACAGTAGGAATACACCTGTTTTAAGGTGCTAGAAACCAAAAAGAGAACGCCGAACAAGTGGTCAAAAAAGTGGGCCATTAGATGGAGGATAAAACACCTTTATTAAGTAATGGGTAGCAATAAATGGCACTACGAGCAACAACAGAGTACCCGCACTTGTGTGAAAACAAAATACAAGTAAAAAAGAAGATGATAAAATATTATAAAGGGGCACCTGACTAAGTACTTGGTTccaaaacgcacgttggggtgtacgccgcacttggactggggaccacaGACCAGGTAATTTCAGTGCATGGGGATCGCATTCAAGCTCTTAAACTTGCAAGCACTCTCATTTGGGACACACATTGCAGCATATTTGGGATTATCTTTCGATATCATTTACTTATTTTCCCTTGTGCATTTTCTCTGTCATCACAATGTCATTAGCCCTATACCATCCACCCTTTACACGTTACATTTCTCGCTGTACTCATGACAATGTTGATAGCATGCCATCATACTACCAGGGCTATTTATGTTTTGCCTTACCATTGTGTTATGGCTTTTCCAATATCATTAATATTGACCttttgcactcctcctgcatcctgtgtcagcgctgaatatctccggcatctcccacagagcagagcggtgacgtcatcgctttgctttacggccggcacttacacaggatgcaggaggagtgcagggaagcggacaccgggcaccggaatgtgagtatgtagtgttttttttttacttttacactggtaaccagggtaaacatcgggttactaagcgcggccctgcgcttagtaacccgatgtttaccctggttatcagtgaagacatcgctggattggtgtcacacacaccgattcagcgatgtctgcgggagatccagcgacgaaataaagttctggactttcagcaacgaccagcgatctcacagcgggatcctgatcgctgctgcgtgtcaaacacaacgatatcgctatccaggacgctgcaacgtcacggatcgctatagttatcgttgtaaagtcgcttagtgtgaaggtaccttaaaaagcagaaacgtgccttcaggagcaaaatcatcttcgtgctgacaatgccccatctcatgctgcaaagaatacctctgagtcattggctgctatgggcataaaaggagaaaaactcatggtgtggccaccatcttcccctgaactcaaccctatagagaacctttggagtatcatcaagcaaaagatctatgagggtgggaggcagttcacatctaaacagcagctctgggaggctattccaacttcatgcaaataaatacaagcagaaactctccaaaaactcacaagttcaatggatgcaagaattgtgaaggtgacatcaaagaagggtcctatgttaacatgtaacttggcctgttgggatgttttggcgttaaatagcttttttgttcagtgaatgtgacctcctaatgctgcaaattccacaaatgagcattttcagttctttaaaacatatcaaatgtttagaaattctactgtgcataataatttggaacagtgcattttgagtttttattcattttggagattatactgttatcattgtgaggtttcttcaataaaattcgatgtatactctaacgggtgattacttttattaggctgactgtcatttgcactgaccatttaggaaaatatgataaaaatgtaatttgcataataatttggaacatagtgtatatatgggGGCTCTGGTGGTGACCATGCTATATATTGGGGGATTGTTGTGGAAATCATAACATATGggcggctgtggtgaccatcatactgtgtagtgggACAGTTTGAGGAGTGGTTACAGTTTGAAGAGACAAACGTGGTGGGCAATATGAAGGTatagtgtgaagagggggca from Ranitomeya variabilis isolate aRanVar5 chromosome 3, aRanVar5.hap1, whole genome shotgun sequence includes:
- the LOC143818363 gene encoding uncharacterized protein LOC143818363 is translated as MDDWDNATSHIRKDFLKTRWRSMKDCFNKDLRQEIQVLSGAAARIGKYKYHRLLAFLRPVLAQRITCSSTLKPGSSSGVVPHRTAMDQSQPSTSEAASGSASQAGEQAAGPSGPLPLVLGSSCQWQKASDRSLMPEFIRLRSVFQNGLKALGHRLESGLTHINTLFQDVNQRLNRLEADLQKPAHHFFNKIEQGMSEHLTPELQLNVMQTCNAAYVQAMQQTRYYHQAQVVFPPLPPITHLTSQ